One Aphidius gifuensis isolate YNYX2018 linkage group LG5, ASM1490517v1, whole genome shotgun sequence genomic region harbors:
- the LOC122858318 gene encoding palmitoyl-protein thioesterase 1 codes for MNILNIKLIFILFIINTCQYLSCEGVNSEATRPVVLWHGMGDSCCFSFSLGAIKIIIQEQLPGVYVKSIKIGCDEIEDVANSYYGNVNNQIDEVCNMLEKDEKLKNGYNAIGFSQGGQFLRAVAQKCPNPPMKKLISLGGQHQGVYGLPNCGSMQYKMCDYLRKMLNYAAYIRPIQERFVQAEYWHDPLKEEEYKQGSIFLADINNERVINETYKKNLQQLEALVLVKFDNDTMVQPVESEWFGFYKPNQSVELETLQQSLIYTEDRLGLKQMDLNGKIHFLSVQANHLQFTDHWFKEQIIHKYLTMS; via the exons atgaatattttaaatattaaattaatatttatattatttataataaatacctGTCAATATTTGAGTTGTGAAGGAGTTAATTCTGAAGCAACAAGACCAGTTGTTCTTTGGCATGGAATGG gtGACAGCTGTTGTTTTTCATTCAGTTTGGgagcaattaaaattatcattcaagAACAATTGCCTGGTGTTTATGttaaatcaatcaaaattGGATGCGATGAAATTgag GATGTTGCCAACAGTTACTATGGAAATGTCAACAATCAAATAGATGAAGTATGTAACATGCTAGAAAAAGACGAAAAGCTAAAAAATGGATACAATGCTATTGGTTTTTCTCAAGGAGGACAATTTTt gaGAGCAGTTGCTCAAAAATGTCCAAATCcaccaatgaaaaaattaatatcacttGGTGGACAACATCAAGGTGTTTATGGTCTTCCAAATTGTGGTTCTATGCAGTATAAAATGTGTGATTATTTAAGGAAAATGCTCAACTATGCTGCCTACATCAg accAATTCAGGAACGTTTTGTCCAAGCTGAGTACTGGCATGATCCCCTGAAAGAGGAAGAATACAAACAGGGAAGTATTTTTCTTGCGGATATTAATAATGAGCGTGTTATAAATGag acatacaagaaaaatttacaacaacttGAAGCTTTGGTGCttgttaaatttgataatgacaCAATGGTTCAACCAGTTGAATCTGAATGGTTTGGATTTTATAAACCAAATCAATCTGTTGAATTAGAAACACTTCAACAATCATTAATTTACACTGAg gACCGTCTCGGATTGAAGCAAATggatttaaatggaaaaatacattttttatcagttCAAGCAAATCATTTGCAATTTACTGACCATTGGTTTAAAGAACAAATTATTCACAAGTATTTAACAAtgtcataa
- the LOC122858315 gene encoding probable RNA-binding protein 46 — MDSPIVQAEGGSDCRVTVRLLDLMQKTHYDLVQENGQRRLSAPELTKEMRDNIKSAEIFLGRLPRDCYEDELMPVLERIGRLMELRLMLDFSGSTRGYAFALFEDSKTARRACKILDGYEIRPGHKIGVVKSIDNCRLFFGGVPKDKTKEDFMNELGKILDGISEIYLYPNAQDRTQNRGFIFVEFKDHRSAAMARRKLIPGKVILWDHEIAVDWADPEPGDPVDEQVMETVSALFVRNLTLEMPHQKVREIFQKSTGVPIIKLKKINHFAFIHYETRDLAERVFQIMTRPGSVAEYHQWEVRWAKPIGSSKMLERQRSIEEAVAATRSLHLPPHEQQKLLQEQQQKASYTGGNKRAARKKNKKDTPDLAVAEKPTGYNHIHNINQHDDGLQKLTNSNGPDGLMMHHDMSYDYKKILETFVNQNFQSQCRFVNSKIYEPPGYVCKIIILRDEHVIFEFQGDIFMTIELAVNITSRNVYYRLCNILADPQSLHFSPQLPAPFTSNRIEACH; from the exons atggaTTCACCAATTGTTCAAGCAGAGGGTGGTAGCGATTGTCGCGTTACAGTAcgtttattagatttaatgcAAAAAACTCATTATGATCTTGTTCAAGAAAATGGACAACGTCGTTTATCAGCACCagaattaacaaaagaaatgcgtgataatataaaaagtgCTGAAATATTTCTTGGACGTTTACCACGTGATTGTTATGAGGATGAATTAATGCCAGTACTTGAACGTATTGGTAGATTAATGGAATTACGTTTGATGCTAGATTTTTCTGGTTCAACTCGTGGCTATGCATTTGCGCTATTTGAAGATTCAAAAACAGCACGTCGTGCATGTAAAATACTTGATGGCTATGAAATACGTCCTGGTCATAAAATTGGAGttgttaaatcaattgataattgtcgtttattttttggtgGTGTACCAAAAGATAAAACAAAAGAAGATTTCATGAATGAACTTGGAAAAATTCTTGATGGAATATcagaaatttatttgtatccAAATGCACAAGATCGTACACAAAATCGTGgttttatatttgttgaatttaaagatCATCGTTCAGCAGCAATGGCTAGACGTAAATTAATACCTGGAAAAGTTATACTTTGGGATCATGAAATTGCTGTTGATTGGGCTGATCCAGAACCTGGTGATCCAGTTGATGAACAAGTCATGGAAACT GTATCAGCATTATTTGTAAGAAATTTAACATTAGAAATGCCACATCAAAAAGTACGtgagatatttcaaaaatcaaCTGGTGTGCCAATtattaagttgaaaaaaattaatcattttgcATTTATACACTACGAGACACGTGATCTTGCTGAACGAGTTTTTCAAATAATGACac gTCCAGGAAGTGTTGCTGAGTATCATCAGTGGGAAGTACGTTGGGCAAAACCAATTGGTTCATCAAAAATGCTGGAAAGACAACGTTCAATTGAAGAAGCTGTTGCTGCAACTCGTAGTCTTCATTTACCACCACatgaacaacaaaaattactacaagaacaacaacaaaaagcaTCATACACTGGTGGCAATAAACGtgcagcaagaaaaaaaaataaaaaagacacacCAGATCTAGCTGTTGCTGAAAAACCAACTGGATATAATCATATTCATAATATAAACCAACACGATGATGgtttacaaaaattaacaaactcaAATGGTCCAGATGGTTTGATGATGCATCATGACATGTcgtatgattataaaaaaattcttgagaCATTTGTCAATCAAAATTTCCAGTCACAGTGTCGTTTTGttaatagtaaaatttatgaaCCACCTGGTTATGTTTGCAAG ATAATAATTCTACGTGATGAAcatgttatttttgaatttcaagGTGATATTTTTATGACAATTGAACTGGCTGTTAATATCACATCAAGAAATGTATATTATCGTCTTTGTAATATACTTGCTGATCCACAATCACTTCATTTTTCACCACAATTGCCAGCACCATTTACATCAAATCGAATTGAAGCTTGtcattaa
- the LOC122858319 gene encoding uncharacterized protein LOC122858319 translates to MTSNEIIKRKREEYEMQLFGFHSSIVYATLKSMIDEQMRRRLSKLFDFIENKYKEQIDDDTQRWLRDKKKLTKAYHQGTRYHLPAIENCVKRVINIPQHVLLEEDMVQSTQYTEIQYKNAECKLKDLQLKIKQAQMMNAFMKEELEIANDFEENIETVNSLCDVIEAQPNHQDVGKDLIKLLECHHDLKQNLEQPVDSESIYRNISTTKPSVHVDKRDLEFY, encoded by the exons atgacgaGTAACGAGATAATTAAACGAAAACGCGAAGAGTACGAGATGCAACTGTTTGGCTTTCATTCGAGCATCGTTTATGCGACTC taaAATCAATGATAGATGAACAAATGCGTAGAAGATTATCAAaactatttgattttattgaaaacaaatataaagaacaaattgatgatgatactcAAAGATGGTTgagggataaaaaaaaattgacaaaagcATATCATCAAGGCACAAGATATCATTTACCAGCAATCGAG AATTGCGTCAAAAGAGTCATAAACATACCTCAACATGTTTTGTTGGAAGAGGACATGGTACAATCAACTCAATACACtgaaatacaatataaaaatgctGAATGTAAACTCAAAGATTTacagttgaaaattaaacag gCACAAATGATGAATGCATTCATGAAAGAGGAACTTGAAATTGCCAAtgattttgaagaaaatattgagACTGTCAATTCATTGTGTGATGTTATTGAAGCTCAACCAAATCATCAAGATGTTGGTAAAgacttgataaaattgttgGAGTGTCATCATGATCTGAAACAGAATCTTGAACAACCTGTTGATTCTGAATCTATTTATCGAAATATTTCTACAACGAAACCATCAGTTCATGTTGATAAAAGAGATTTAGAATTTTactaa